GGATCGTGCACGGCGCGGCCCAGCATCTGCAGCCCGCCGCAGATGCCGATCAGCTTGCCGCCGTAGCGCAGATGGCGGGCGATCGCGGTGTCCCAGCCGTGCGTGCGCAGCCAGGCCAGATCGGCGCGGGTGGACTTGGTGCCCGGCAGCACGATCAGGTCGCAGGGCGGCGGCGTTTCGCCGGGGCCGACAAAGCGCAGGTCCACCTGCGGATGCGCGCGCAAGGCGTCGAAGTCGTTGTGGTTGCTGATTCGCGGCAAGGCCGGCACGGCCACGCGCAAGGCGGCGCCGGCTTTGATCGCGGCTGCGCGCGGCAAGGCGTCTTCGGCCTCCAGGTGCAGGCCGTGCAGGTAGGGAAGCACGCCGAGCACCGGCTTGCCGGTTTCGCGCTCCAGCCAATCCAGACCCGGTTGCAGCAACGCCAGATCGCCGCGGAAGCGGTTGATGACGAAACCGCAGACGCGCTCGCGCTCGCTGGGCGACAGCAAGGCCAGGGTGCCGACCAGGTGCGCGAACACCCCGCCGCGATCGATGTCGGCGATCAGCAGCACCGGGCAGTCCACCGCCTCGGCGTAGCCCATGTTGGCGATATCGCCCTGGCGCAGGTTGATCTCGGCCGGGCTGCCCGCGCCTTCCACGATCACCGCATCGAACTCGCCGACCAGCCGCGCGTGCGAGGCCAGCACCGCCTCGCGCGCTACGCGCTTGTAGTCGTGGTAGGCGCGCGCGTCCATGTTGGCGACTGCCCGGCCGTGCAGGATCACTTGCGCGCCCGTGTCGCTGTTGGGCTTGAGCAGCACCGGGTTGAAGTCGGTGCGCGCGGCCACGCCGGCGGCCTGGGCCTGCACCGCCTGGGCGCGGCCGATCTCGCCGCCGTCGGCGGTGACGGCCGAGTTCAAGGCCATGTTCTGCGGCTTGAACGGCGCCACGCGCACGCCGCGCCGGTGCAGCCAGCGACACAGTGCCGCCACCATCGCACTCTTGCCGGCATCGGAGGTGCAACCCTGCACCATCAGCACCCGCGCGCTCATGCCACGCTCCGTTCGGCCGCGACTTCGGCCAAGGCGGCGTCCAGGCGTTGCCATTGGTCTTCGCTGCCGGGCAGGCCGAAGCGCAGGCTGGCCGGCGCCTCGAATAGGCGGGTCAGGATGCCGCGGCGCGCCAGCGCCTCGTGCCAAGCCGATGCGTCGGCGTCACGCCGCCATTGGAAGAAGGCGCAGCCGCCGCTGGGCGCCAGGCCGCGCGCCTGCAGCAAGGCGTACAGGCGCTGGCCCTGCGCGAGCAACAGCGCACGCATTGCCTCCTGCCACTCACGGTCGGCCAGCGCTTGACGCAGCACATGGCGCGTGGGTCCGCTCAAGGTCCACGGCCCCAGCCGTTCGCGCAACGCTTCCAGCAAAGCGGGCGAGGCGCAGACGAAGCCGGCGCGCGCGCCGGCCAGGCCGAAGAACTTGCCGGCCGACCGCAGTACCACCAAGCCCTCGCGCGCGCTGTGTGCGCACAGGCTGCGCTCGGGCGTGGCGTCCATGAAGGCCTCGTCGATGACCAACCAGCCGCCGCGCGCAGCCAACCGTGCATGCAGTTCCAGCAGCGCCTGCGGCGCATAGGACTCGCCGCCGGGATTGTTGGGATGGATCAGCAGCACCACGTCGTAGTTGTCCGCGCGCGCGAGCAACTCGTCCGATGCCAGCGTGTCCACCGCATGCCCGCAACGGCGCCAGGCGTGCGCGTGCTCGGCGTAGCCGGGCGCGAGCACGCCCACGCGCGCGGGCGTGCGCAGCTCGGGCAAAGCCTGGATCGCGGCCTGCGAACCGGCCACCGGCAGCAAAAACGGCGCGCCGTAGTAATCGCGAGCAGCGTCGACCAGGCCGTCGTCGTCCTCGGGCAATCGATGCCAGGCGCGCGCGGGTATCTGCGGCACCGGCCAGGCCACCGGATTGATGCCCGTGGACAGGTCCAGCCAGTCCGCGGGCGCGATGCCGTACCGGCGCGCTGCGCGCAGCAATCGGCCGCCGTGCTCAAGCATGGGCGCCCTCCTTACGGGCCAGGGGAGCGGCAGCGTTCAATGCCCCGCTCCGAAACAGAACCAAGCCACCGGCAGCGCCCACAGCGCCAGCCACAGCAGCACGCCGCGGCTCACCAAGGCCTGCGCACGCTCGATCGCGCCGGCATCCGGCGCGGCGCCTTCGCCCAGCAGCGGCCGCTGTTCCCAGACGCCGTGATACGGCGCCGCGCCGCCCAGGCGCACGCGCAGGGCGCCCGCACCGGCGGCCATCACCGGCCCGGCATTCGGACTGTCCCAGGCCGGCGCCTGCGCGCGCCAGCAGCGCAGCGCGCCGGCCGCGTGGCCGAGAACGGCGTAAGTCAACGCGGTCAGGCGCGCGGGCAGATAGTTGAGCGCATCGTCGATGCGCGCCGCGGCCCAGCCGTAGCGTTCGTAGCGCGGCGTGCGATAGCCCCACATCGCGTCCAAGGTGTTGGCCAGGCGGTACAGCACCGCGCCGGCCGGGCCCAGCAGCGCGAACCAGAACAAGGCGCCGAACACGGCGTCGTTGCCGTTCTCCAGCACCGACTCGGTCGCCGCGGCGGCCACGCGCTCGGCGTCCAGCGCCTGCACGTCGCGGCTGACGATGCGGCCGACCGCCGCGCGCGCGGCGCCCAGATCGTTCGCGCGCAAGGCGCGCGCCACCGGCGCCGCGTGCTCGCCCAGACTGCGCAGGCCCACGCAGGCGTACAGCACCACCGCGGCGAACGCCGCAGCCGCCCACGGCGACCAGCGCGCCAGCGCCAGTTGCAGCGCCGCGGTCAGCGCCGTCGCCGGCAGCACGGCCAAGCTCCACGCCAGCACGCCGCGTAGGCGGCGGTCGCCGTAGCAGGCGCGCTCGATCGCCTGGGCCAGGCGGCCGAAGCCGACCAGCGGGTGCGCATGCCGCGGCTCGCCGAGCAGGCGGTCCAGCAGCAGCGCCGCCAACAGCGCGGCATAGGCCCATAGCGCGCTCATGGCGCCAACAGGCGCAGCGCCGCGTCCGGGTTGGACGGGAAATAGAAGTGGACGAAGCTCGCGGTCATGCGCCGGTCGCGGTACACCGCCTCGCGACTGGGGCCGCCATTGGGATTGCGCGCCAGGGCCAGGGGCGCGGCGGCGATCTCGGCCTGGGCGTAGTGGAAGGTGTGGCCGCGCAATTCGCCTTCGGGCAATTCCACGGCCTGCAGGCCCAAGCCGGCCAGGCGCGGTTGCAAGCGCGCGTGACCGGACAGCAGACCGGCCATCTCGCCGCGCTGTCCGTCGCGGTCGGCCAGCGAGTCCAGCGCGTACAGCAGGCCGCCGCATTCGGCCAGCAGCGGCTTGCCGGCGTCGCGGTGCGCATGCAGCGCCAGGCGCAGATCGTCGCGGCGCGACAGCGCGTCCAGGTGCAATTCGGGATAGCCGCCCGGCAGCCAGACCGCATCGCAGTCGGGCAACGCATCGCCGGCCAGCGGCGAGAAGAACGCGAGTTCGGCGCCCGCGGCGCGCAACAGGTCCAGGTTGGCCGGATACAGGAAGCAGAACGCGGCGTCGCGGGCGATGGCGATGCGGCGGCCGCGCAACAGCGGTGCGACTTGCGCGCTGGTTGCCGGCGCGAACGCGACCGGCGGCGGCAGCGCCGCATCGGCATGCGCGGCCCAGGCATCGGCCAGCACGTCCAGGCGCGCATCCAGATCGCCCAGTTCCTGCGCGGCCACCAGACCCAGGTGCCGTTCGGGCAGCGACAGCGCCGGATCGCGCGGCAGCGCGCCCAGCCATTGCAGCGACGGCGGCAGGCTCTCGCGCAACAGCTGCGCGTGATAAGCGCTGCCGATACGGTTGGCGGCCACGCCGTACATGCACAGGTCTTCGCGGTAGTTCGCCAAGCCCAAGGCCAATGCGCCGAAGGTCTGCGCCATGGCCGAACCGTCCAGCACCGCCAGCACCGGCAACCCCAGCGCGATCGCCAGATCGGCACTGCTGGGCTTGCCGTCGTACAGGCCCATCACCCCTTCGACCAGGATCAGGTCGGCCTGGCCGGCGGCCTGGTACAGGCGTGCGCGCACGTCGTCCTCGCCGCACATCCACAGGTCCAGCTGCTGCGCCGGCGCGCCGCTGGCGCGCTCGTGCACCATCGGGTCGAGGAAGTCCGGGCCGGTCTTGAACACGCGCACGCGGCGGCCTTGGCGGCTGTGCCAGCGCGCCAGCGCGGCGGTGGCGCTGGTCTTGCCCTGGCCCGAGGCCGGGGCCGACACCAGCAAGGCGGGACAGTGGCGGACGGCGTCGCTCATGCGCTTACAGCTCGATGCCTTTCTGCGCCTTGATCCCGGCCTTGAACGCATGCTTGACCACGCGCATCTCGGTCACGGTATCGGCCGCTTCCACCAGCGCATCGGGCGCGCCGCGGCCGGTAACGACCACGTGCTGACGCTGCGGCCGCGCGGCCACCGCGGCGAGCACCGCCTCGAGTTCGATGTAGCGATGGGCCAGGGCGATGTTGAGCTCGTCGAGCAGCACGAAATCGAAACTCTCGTCGGCCAGCATCGCCGCCGCCTTGGCCCAGGCGGCCTGTGCGGCCGCGATGTCGCGCGACTTGTCCTGGGTTTCCCAGGTGAAGCCTTCGCCCATGACGTGATAGGCCAATTGCTCGCCTTCGAACAGGCGGAAGAAGGCCTCCTCGCCGGTGGAGAAGCTGCCCTTGATGAACTGCACCACGCCGCAGCGGAAGCCGTGACCCAGCGAACGGGCGAGCATGCCGAAACCCGATGAGCTCTTGCCCTTGCCGTTGCCGGTGTTCACCACCAGCACGCCGCGCTCGATGGTGGCGCGCGCGATCTTGCGGTCCACCAGCTCCTTCTTGCGCTGCATGCGCTCGCGGTGGCGTTCTTCCGGACTGAGTTCGGTCTGGCTCATGCGCGGGCTCCGTGCTGGGCGGCGCGACCGGCGCCCAGCGCGCGCACGCTCGCCAGCAGCGCGAACGCGGCGCCGACGTAGCCGGCCAGGGTGCCCAGGTTACGCGGATAGTAATGGGCGATGCGCTCGGCGAAGCCGGTCAAAGTGGGATCGGGGTAGCGGCCGGAGAAGAAATAGAAGCCGCCGCCGGAGCACAGGTAGGCGACCAGCGCGGCCAGGGCCAGCATCAGCGCCAGCTTGGGCACGGTGGACCAGCGCTCGCGATGCAGGCGCGAGTAGTGGAAGCCGGCCAGCCACAAGGATGCGTAGGCCGGCGCGAGCGCCCAGTAGGCCGGCGACAGGCACCAGTCGCTGATGCTGCCGGTGCCCAGGCTGATCATGTCCAGCAGCGAGGCCAGCACGAACAGCAACGGCAGCATCCACATCGGCCGCAGCAGCGCCCCGGCGAGGAAGAAGATCGCCCAGGACGCGCTGGGCAAGCGGTCGACGGTGGCGAAGTGCTGGCCGCGGGTGGCGATCATCAGCGCGGCGAGAGCGACGCCAACGGCGATCTGGACCTTGCGCGAACTCAAGGGCAAGGTGGCGGCGGACAGGGTGGTGGCTGGGGACATGGCGGCGGCTCCGGGTTCAGGCCTGCGCCGCGCGCGGCGCGGTGCGGGCGGCGGTGAGGCGGGCGACGATGGCGTAAGCGGCCAGGCCGACGGCGATGTAGCTCAGCGTGGTGCGCACGAACAGCGGACCCCATTGCCAGACCCGCGACAGGTACTGGGCGAAGTTCGGGTCTTCGTAGCGCCCGCCCAGCCAGTAGAAGGCGGCATTGGAGATCAGGAACGAAACCGCCGCCGCGGCCAGGCCCGCGACCAGCGCGCCGAACAGCGCGCGCGGCGTGGTCTGCAGGCGCGGCGCGTACCAGCGCCCGCCGTACCACAGCGCCGCATAGGCCAGCAGCAGAAAGGCGTAGGACGGCGTCACGCAGTAATGCGCGAAGAAGCTCTTGCCCTGGGCCTGGATCGCGATCCAGTCGATCGCCACCGCCACGGTCAGGAACGCGGCGAAGCCCAGGTGCCGGCGCAGCCAGAGGCCGCCGAGGAAGAACACCGCCATCGACGCGTCGGGCAGATGCAGCGCGTTGCCGAAATGATGGAAGCGGGTGGCGACCATCAGCGCGGCGAGCGCGGTGAACAGACTGTAATAGACGGATCGGGCGGGTACGTTCATCGGCGGCCTCGGTGGCGTGGACGGGTCGGCGGGACGGCGATCAGTTCGCCGGGCGGTAACGCAGGGTCAGCAGGTAGTTGCGGCCGGGCTGGTTGTAATAGGCCGCGGTTTCGAAGCGTTGGTTGAACACGTTGTTGGCCGCCAGCTGCAGGCTCCAGGTGTCGTCGAAGCGCCAGCCCACGCGCAGGTCGGTGGCGGCGTAGCCGTCCAGGCGGCGGGTGTTGGCCAGATCGTCGTAGCGGCTGCCGGCCACGTAGACGCTGCTGCCCAGCGAGAACCGGCCGTAGCGACGGTCGGCGTCGAAGCGGGCGCTTTCGCGCGCGCGCCGCGGCAGGATCTTGTCGCGGCTGCTGCCGCGGCTGTCGTTGCGCGGATCCAGCCAGGTCGCGCTGGCACGCAGGTCCCAGCCGGCCAGGGTGGTGTCGACGGCGGCTTCGGCGCCGCGGATGCGCGCGCGGTCGATGTTGCCGGGCAGGCCGATCGACGCATCGAACGCGATCAGTTCGTCCACCCGGCTTTCGTAAGCATTGAGCGACCAGCCGCCCCAGGCGTGCTCGCCGCGCAGGCCCAGTTCGAAGCTGCGCGATTCCTCGGGCTTGAGCGCGGCGTTGCCGAAACCGGGAAAGTACAGTTCGTTGAAGGTCGGCGCCTTGAACGCGGTGCCGTAGCTGGCGGTCAGGCGCAGCTGCTCGCTGAAGTTCCAGCCCCACAGCGCGCTGCCGGTGGTCTGGCCGCCGAACTGGCCGTCGTCGTCGCGGCGCAGGCTGGCCTGCAGCGAGTGGGCGCCGAAATCGCGCTGGTACTGGCCGAACAGGCCGCGGTTGATGCGCCGGTTCTCGGCGTAGCGGGTGCTGCTTTCGATCTCGTCGCGCTGCCAGTCGTAGCCCAGGCTGAGCAGGCCGCCGCCCAGGCCGACATCGCCCTGCAACGAACCCAGTTGGCGGCGGGTGTTGAAGGTGCTGGAGTAGACGCCGTTGCGGTAGTTGTCGCTGAGATCGCTGCTGCGGCCCAGGTTCAACGTCAACGTGGCGCGCTCGCCCGGCGCGTAGCGCAAGCGCGCGCCGGCGACCTGCTGCACGCTGTCGGTTTGATTGTTGGTGCTGCCGTCGTACTCGTTGCGGCCCTCGGCGCGGAACAGCCGCGCTTCGGCGTCCCAGGCGTCGCTGAAGCGATAGCCACCCTGCGCGGTCAGCGACAGGTTGCGGTAGCCGTCGCGGTCGGGCGAGTTGGTGAAGCAACCGGCGCCGCCCGGCGAAGGCTTGCCTCGGCAGGCGTTGATGCCGTCGGTGTCTTCGCTGGCGGCGTTGACCGAGTACCAGCCGCGCTCGCCCTTGCCGCCCACGCCCACCGCGCCGCGCAATGTGCTCCAGCTGCCGACGGAGGCGCTGGCATAGGGCGCGAACGCGCCTTGCGGGCGGCGGGTGAAGATCTGGATCACGCCGCCCAGCGCTTCGGAGCCGTACAGGCTGGAGAACGGACCGCGCACGATCTCGATGCGTTCGACCTGTTCCGGCGGAATGTCCTGCAGCGAGGCGCCGCCGCTGGTGGCCGAGCCCAGCTTGATGCCGTCCACCAGCACCAGCACGTGGTCGGATTCGGTGCCGCGCAGGAACAGCGAGGTCGACTTGCCGGGGCCGCCGTTGTTGACGATCGACAGGCCCAGGGTGCCGCGCAGCAGGTCGGGCAGGTTGCCCGGCTGCAGGCGCTCGATGTCCTCGCGGTCGATCACGGTGACCGAGGCCAGGGTCGCGTCCTGGGTCTGGGCGGTGCGGGTGGCGGTGACCACGACCTGGTCCAGGTCGGTGGCGGCGTCCTTGGCCCAGGCGGGCGCGAACGCGGACAGCAGCGCCGACGCCAGCGCGCAGCGGCGTACGACGGAAACAGTGGAATTCAAAGCATGGCTCCTGGTCCGCGCCTACCCGCGCGGAATCGATGGGTCGGAGACAGGCGGGGACAGGGACGTGGGGCGGCGGAGCGCGGACGCAGGCAGCCCCATGACAGCGCCCACCGCGTGTCGGGTCAGCCTCAGGCCGGTCTCCGGGCTTGCAAGCGAGGGCCTCCAGCCCTCCGGTCCGCGCCTTCCCATGCCTGCGCACAGTGGCTTCGTTGCGGATCGTTCGTCTTGCTTACCGTTGCGGGGGCAGCTCCGGACTGGCCGCCGCTCCGTTCGGAGGGCTGGCGCACCGGATTCCCGTTTCAATCGCCGGCAGGGCCGGCAATCACCTCAAGCCCGGCCATGTTAGCAGCCGGCGCAAGCTCGCCCGCATGACGGTTCGGCATGAGCGCGGGGCCCTCGCCGGCGGCCCGATGAGCCACTGGACGGCACCTGGGCACACCCAATGTTCAAAACCATGACGTACGGCCATTTCCTCATAACCCTTCGCGTTTGACCCGATTGTTATGACCGTGTTAAACCCGAATGACATCGTTACCAATCCCATGCCGCAAGGAGCCGCGCACCATGTCCGTAGTCTTTCGCGCCGTCCGTCGTCCGCTCGCACTCGCCCTGCTCGCCGCCCTGACCGCCCCCGCCTACGCCCAGGACGCGGCCCCCGCAGAACCCGCCGCCGAGGCGCACAACCTGGATCAGGTGATCGTCACCGGCACCCGGGTCAGCGACCGCACCGTGGCCGAGTCCAGCGCGCCGATCGACATCATCACCCCCGAGGCGCTGGAGGCCACCGGCACGGTCGAACTGGCCACCGCGCTGGCGCGCGCCCTGCCCTCGCTGAACTTCCCGCGCCCGGCGATCACCGACGGCACCGACGCGGTGCGCCCGGCGCAGCTGCGCGGCCTGGCCCCGGACCAGGTGCTGGTGCTGGTCAACGGCAAGCGCCGCCACACCACCGCGCTGATCAACCTCAACGGCAGCCAGGGCCGCGGCTCCTCGCCGGTGGACCTCAACGCGATCCCGATCGCCTCGATCGAACGCGTGGAAGTGCTGCGCGACGGCGCCTCGGCGCAGTACGGCTCCGACGCGATCGCCGGCGTGGTCAACGTGGTGCTCAAGGGCAGCGACCACGGCGGCAGCATCGCCGCGCGCTACGGCCAGTACAGCGCCGGCGACGGCGAGCAGTACCAGCTTTCCGGCGACGCCGGCTTCAAGCTCGGCGACAACGGCAAGCTGCACCTGGCCGCGCAGGGCGGCCACCAGGATCAGACCAACCGCGCGCGCCCGTTCCAGGGCGTGGTCGAACAGCGCTACGGCGATCCCGAGATCGACCAGGGCGCACTGTCCTACAACGGCGAGTACAACCTGGCCGACTACCTGACCCTGTATTCCTTCGGCAGCTACAGCAAGCGCGACGTGCTCTCCAACGGCTATTTCCGCTTCGCCGCCGACCCGCGCAACATCCCCTCGATCTACCCCAACGGCTTCCTGCCGCAGATCCACAACATCAGCAAGGACCGCGCCGCCGTGGTCGGGCTGCGTTCGGAAACCGCCGGCGGCACCCAGATCGACCTGAGCTACAACTACGGCCATAACGAGCTCAGCTTCGACATCGAGAACACCCTTAACCGCAGCCTGGGCCCGACCTCGCCGACGCAGTTCTACGCCGGCGCGCTGGAAGTCACCCAGCACGTGTTGAACCTGGACTTCGCCAAGCCGGTGGATTTCGGCTGGCAGTACCCGGTGACCTTCGCCTGGGGCGCGGAATGGCGCGGCGAGGAGTTCACCCAGCACGCGGGCGAGCCGCTGTCCTACGCCAACGGCGGCGTGGCCGCGCCCAACGGTCAGATCATTCCCGGTGCGCAGGTGTTCTCCGGCTTCCGCGCCAGCGATGCCGGCGATTTCGACCGCCACAGCTATTCGCTCTACCTGGACGTGGAAGCGGACCTGACGGACAAATTCTCCGCAGGCATCGCCGCGCGCTTCGAGAGCTACAGCGATTTCGGAGACACCACCTCGGGCAAGCTGTCGGCGCGCTACGCCTTCACCGATAAGGTCGCGCTGCGCGCCACCGCCTCCACCGGCTTCCGCGCGCCCTCGCTGCAGCAGCAGTTCTTCCAGTCCATCGCCACCAACTTCATCAGCGGCGTGCCCTACGAGATCGGCACCTTCCGCGTCGACAACCCGGCCGCGGTCGCGCTGGGCTCGGAGTCGCTGAAGGCCGAGGAATCCACCAACTACAGCCTGGGCCTGGTGCTGCAGCCGCGCGAAGGGCTGTACATCACCGTGGACGCGTACCAGATCAAGGTCGACGACCGCATCCTGCTGTCGGAAAACCTGACCAGCACCGCGGTGCGCAACTACCTGCAGGCCAACGGCTATCCGGGCATCGGCGGCGGCCGCTACTTCACCAACGCCGTGGACACCAAGACCCAGGGCGTGGACCTCATCGCCACCCAGGCCTGGGAACTGGCCTCGGGCAAGTTCGACCTGACCTTGGGCTACAACTACTCCAAGACCGAGATCGAGCACATCGCGCCCAACCCGGCGCGGCTGACGGCGATCGACCCGGCCGCGGTGCGCATCGGCCGCACCGAGATCGGCCGCATCACCAAGGGCGCGCCCAAGGACAAGTTCTTCCTGGCCGGCGACTGGGACACCGGCAACTGGAGCTTCAACGCCACCGCCACCCGCTACGGCGAGTTCACCGAACTGCACGCCACCAACCCGGCGCTGGACCAGACGTTCAGCGCCAAGTGGACGCTGGACCTGGCCGCCACCTACCACCTGGGCAGCTGGGACTTCACTCTGGGCGGCGACAACGTGCTAGACGAATACCCCGACGAATCCAAGCTGGTGCTGGGCACGCGCAACTACCTGCCCTACAACACCGCTTCGCCGTTCGGCTTCAACGGCGCCTTCGTGTACGTGAAGGCCGGTTACAAGTGGTGAGTTGAACGGCGCAGGCAGCGCGCTACGGCAAGCTCCGACGGCCCGGCACCCCGGGCCGTCGTCGCATGAGCGGCCTGAGGGTTCGCAGTACCGCTCCACACCCCGTCATTCCGGCGCAAGCCGGAACCCGATCTTGCTCGGCCGCACGCCGTCGTGGCGGCAAAGCAAATGGGTTCCGGCTTGCGCCGGAATGACGGGAGAGGTGGCGGCGGCGGCACCCCGCTCAACCTTTGGCACGCCTGCGCGCCGCTGCGGATCGGCTATAAGAGGTAACCCTGCCGTGCCCGGCGCCGGGTTGCCGGCGCCGCCCGCGGCTGCGCCCAAGGAGGGCCGCCATGCGCGTCGCCGCTAGCCTGCTGCTGTCGTTCGCCTTGCCCGCCGTACTCGCGCTTTCGATCTCCGACGCCCTGGCCGCACGCCGCGAACAGCTGGTGCTGATGCAGGGCAACGTCGCCGGCAAACAGGTGGTGGACACCGCCGCCGACGGCAGCGTGCAGGTCGAATACCACTACACCGACCGCGGCCGCGGCGACCGCAGCAAGACCCGCTGGAAGCTCGCGGCCGACGGCACCCTGGCCGAGTACGAGGGCAGCGGCAACGACTACCTGCTCAATCCCTTCGAAGAGCGCTACAGCCAGCGCGACGGCCTCGCCAGTTGGAAGAACCCCAGCGAACAGGGCGAACGCGCGCTGGGCGCGCCGGCGTTCTTCCTACCGCTGCAATCGCCGCCGGAAATATCCGGCGCGCTGGCACGCGCGCTGCTGCGCACGCCCGGCCAACGCCTGCCGGTGCTGCCGGCGGGAGAAGCGCGGCTGGAAACCGTGGGCCAGTACGAAGTCGCCGGCAAGCAGGGCCCGGTCAAGCTCAGCCTGCAGCGCATCAGCGGCCTGGATTTCACCCCGAACTCGGCCTGGCTGCACGAAGACGGCTCCACCGCCGCGCTGATCTACGCCTCGGGCTGGTTCGTGGTTATCGACGAAGACCTCAAGGACGCGCTGCCCAAGCTGATGGAGCTGCAGGAACGCGCCGACGCGCAATGGGGCGCGCAGTTCGCCCAGCGTCTGACTCACGCGCCCAAAGGGCCGGTGCTGATCCGCAATGCGCGACTGTTCGATCCGCGCGATCTCAGCGCCACGCCCGGTACGAGCGTGCTGATCGAAGGCGAGCGCGTGATCCGCGTGGGTCCGGATGCGCAGGTCAAGGCGCCGGCCGACGCCGAAGTCGTCGACGCCGGCGGTCGCTTCCTGATGCCGGGCTTGTGGGACGTGCACAAGCACTACTCCTCGATCGCCGACGGCGCGTTGGACATCGCCAACGGCATCACCAGCTCGCGCGACATCGCCAACAACTTCGACACCTTCCCCGAGCGGGTCAGGCGCTTCGACGCCGGCAGCGAGATCGGCCCGCGCGTGCTCATGGCCGGCTTCATCGACGGCCCCGGCCCCTATGCCGGTCCGACCAAGATGTTGGTGGACACGCCCGAGGAAGCGATCAAGGCGGTGGATTTCTACGCCGACCGCGGCTACATGCAGATCAAGACCTATTCCTCGCTCAAGCCCGAGCTGTTCCCGCTGATCGCCGACCGCGCCCATGCGCGCGGACTGCGCGTGAGCGGGCACGTGCCGGCCTTCATGTCGGCCAGGCAGTTCATCGAGGCCGGCGCGGACGAGCTGCAGCACTTCCTGTTCGTCGAACTCAACTTCATGTACCCGCGCGTGCAGGACACCCGCACCAAGGCGCGCCTGACCGAGGTCGGCGAGCACGCGCACGAGTTCCCGCCGTCCAAACCGGAAGTGCGCGAGTTCATCGACTTCCTCAAGCGCCACCACACCGTGCTGGACCCGACCATGGCCTTGGCCGAAGACCTGTACGGCGGCGATCCCGACGCCAAGACCCCGCCCGGCCTGCGCGGCGTGGCCGAGCGCTTCCCGGCGCAGGCGCAGCGCAACCTGAGCTGGGGCGCACTGAAACCGCCGCACGGCAAGGAGGAGGCCTACGAGCAGGCGCTGCCGACCATGCTGCAGCTGTTGAGGGCCGTGCACGAGGCCGGCGTAACCATCCTGCCGGGCACCGATGCGCTGGCCGGCTACATGCTGCACGCCGAGCTGGAGGTCTACGCGCGCGCCGGCATTCCCAATGCCGAGGTGCTGCGCCTGGCCACGCTGACGCCGGCGCAGGTGCTGGGCGTGGACAAGGACCGCGGCGTCATCGCGCCCGGCAAGCTCGCCGACCTGGTCCTGATCGACGGCGATCCGCTGAGCGACATGCGCGACATCCGCAAGGTCGACGCGGTGTTCAAGGGCGGCAAGCGCTACGACCCGGCGGAGATCGAACGGGCGCTGGGGATCGTGCCCAGGAAGGAAGCGAAGGCGCAGGGAGGCGCTGCGCCGTGAGCGAGGACGCGTTCGATCTGGATCGCGCGGTGATGGAGTATCTGCGCGAGGACTACGGCCGCCATGGCAGCCGCATGGTGCCGGTCCAGGTTATCGCGCAGGCCCTGGAGCAGCGGCATCGGCGCGATGTCCTGGCCGAAGACGTCGCCGCCGAGGCGCTGCGCACGCGCTATGCGCAACGCGCCGCCGACGGCTCCGTGACCGGCATTTCGCCCTATGGTTTCGGCTTTCGGCTGGATC
The sequence above is a segment of the Lysobacter silvisoli genome. Coding sequences within it:
- the btuB gene encoding TonB-dependent vitamin B12 receptor, which produces MNSTVSVVRRCALASALLSAFAPAWAKDAATDLDQVVVTATRTAQTQDATLASVTVIDREDIERLQPGNLPDLLRGTLGLSIVNNGGPGKSTSLFLRGTESDHVLVLVDGIKLGSATSGGASLQDIPPEQVERIEIVRGPFSSLYGSEALGGVIQIFTRRPQGAFAPYASASVGSWSTLRGAVGVGGKGERGWYSVNAASEDTDGINACRGKPSPGGAGCFTNSPDRDGYRNLSLTAQGGYRFSDAWDAEARLFRAEGRNEYDGSTNNQTDSVQQVAGARLRYAPGERATLTLNLGRSSDLSDNYRNGVYSSTFNTRRQLGSLQGDVGLGGGLLSLGYDWQRDEIESSTRYAENRRINRGLFGQYQRDFGAHSLQASLRRDDDGQFGGQTTGSALWGWNFSEQLRLTASYGTAFKAPTFNELYFPGFGNAALKPEESRSFELGLRGEHAWGGWSLNAYESRVDELIAFDASIGLPGNIDRARIRGAEAAVDTTLAGWDLRASATWLDPRNDSRGSSRDKILPRRARESARFDADRRYGRFSLGSSVYVAGSRYDDLANTRRLDGYAATDLRVGWRFDDTWSLQLAANNVFNQRFETAAYYNQPGRNYLLTLRYRPAN
- a CDS encoding TonB-dependent receptor plug domain-containing protein is translated as MSVVFRAVRRPLALALLAALTAPAYAQDAAPAEPAAEAHNLDQVIVTGTRVSDRTVAESSAPIDIITPEALEATGTVELATALARALPSLNFPRPAITDGTDAVRPAQLRGLAPDQVLVLVNGKRRHTTALINLNGSQGRGSSPVDLNAIPIASIERVEVLRDGASAQYGSDAIAGVVNVVLKGSDHGGSIAARYGQYSAGDGEQYQLSGDAGFKLGDNGKLHLAAQGGHQDQTNRARPFQGVVEQRYGDPEIDQGALSYNGEYNLADYLTLYSFGSYSKRDVLSNGYFRFAADPRNIPSIYPNGFLPQIHNISKDRAAVVGLRSETAGGTQIDLSYNYGHNELSFDIENTLNRSLGPTSPTQFYAGALEVTQHVLNLDFAKPVDFGWQYPVTFAWGAEWRGEEFTQHAGEPLSYANGGVAAPNGQIIPGAQVFSGFRASDAGDFDRHSYSLYLDVEADLTDKFSAGIAARFESYSDFGDTTSGKLSARYAFTDKVALRATASTGFRAPSLQQQFFQSIATNFISGVPYEIGTFRVDNPAAVALGSESLKAEESTNYSLGLVLQPREGLYITVDAYQIKVDDRILLSENLTSTAVRNYLQANGYPGIGGGRYFTNAVDTKTQGVDLIATQAWELASGKFDLTLGYNYSKTEIEHIAPNPARLTAIDPAAVRIGRTEIGRITKGAPKDKFFLAGDWDTGNWSFNATATRYGEFTELHATNPALDQTFSAKWTLDLAATYHLGSWDFTLGGDNVLDEYPDESKLVLGTRNYLPYNTASPFGFNGAFVYVKAGYKW
- a CDS encoding amidohydrolase family protein, with the translated sequence MRVAASLLLSFALPAVLALSISDALAARREQLVLMQGNVAGKQVVDTAADGSVQVEYHYTDRGRGDRSKTRWKLAADGTLAEYEGSGNDYLLNPFEERYSQRDGLASWKNPSEQGERALGAPAFFLPLQSPPEISGALARALLRTPGQRLPVLPAGEARLETVGQYEVAGKQGPVKLSLQRISGLDFTPNSAWLHEDGSTAALIYASGWFVVIDEDLKDALPKLMELQERADAQWGAQFAQRLTHAPKGPVLIRNARLFDPRDLSATPGTSVLIEGERVIRVGPDAQVKAPADAEVVDAGGRFLMPGLWDVHKHYSSIADGALDIANGITSSRDIANNFDTFPERVRRFDAGSEIGPRVLMAGFIDGPGPYAGPTKMLVDTPEEAIKAVDFYADRGYMQIKTYSSLKPELFPLIADRAHARGLRVSGHVPAFMSARQFIEAGADELQHFLFVELNFMYPRVQDTRTKARLTEVGEHAHEFPPSKPEVREFIDFLKRHHTVLDPTMALAEDLYGGDPDAKTPPGLRGVAERFPAQAQRNLSWGALKPPHGKEEAYEQALPTMLQLLRAVHEAGVTILPGTDALAGYMLHAELEVYARAGIPNAEVLRLATLTPAQVLGVDKDRGVIAPGKLADLVLIDGDPLSDMRDIRKVDAVFKGGKRYDPAEIERALGIVPRKEAKAQGGAAP